Proteins from a single region of Symphalangus syndactylus isolate Jambi chromosome 12, NHGRI_mSymSyn1-v2.1_pri, whole genome shotgun sequence:
- the LOC134734816 gene encoding basic proline-rich protein-like, which translates to MRARCPAIAKLRRMRGLEETVWTLLYTGQAWGLGREEPADEEKKGIRVHRTHPKAPELLTPSLITSLLGTSWKWKDQRASAWDEGSGFGLNRWPTHLASGTRPIKLNPLPSGPAGEHTVLSRFFEKPSNSSPAPKVLTSRVRRWQRGDRPERTGPGVSGIFEVGKNNDRPSHGRIFPRGPPPPHPRAQSAGPAAAARPDLAGGPFRAAPLRAAPSIPPRIPRPYLRERGCRLEKVLGSGELPGGRAQRLPGTAGSPARSLLMACRARALRPRPRRRPPPRSLRGLPAGTQLTPQPRKPSSPPPPRPRTEPPPAPPRAQPGQRQPAPPSARPRGRHRPPSQLRDASPAVTQAALPGNFLPCRDHLAPETRHEGCRRPPGAFSGTRREILSPLHDAATPTPETPTWRALRGDSAASNTTSTPHPSQRAENHRRLCAQRRLSHRSSSPGMKKQTLTP; encoded by the exons ATGCGGGCTAGGTGTCCGGCTATTGCAAAACTACGGAGGATGCGAGGTTTGGAAGAAACTGTTTGGACTTTGCTGTATACCGGGCAGgcgtgggggttggggagggaagaACCAGCtgatgaagaaaagaaaggcatTCGTGTCCACAGAACACATCCTAAGGCTCCTGAGTTGCTAACTCCATCCCTAATCACCTCGTTGTTGGGAACCAGCTGGAAATGGAAAGATCAGCGAGCCTCGGCGTGGGATGAAGGCAGCGGTTTTGGCCTCAACCGCTGGCCTACACACCTGGCTTCCGGGACCCGCCCGATCAAGCTGAACCCCCTCCCCTCCGGTCCTGCAGGTGAGCACACGGTGCTCTCACGTTTCTTCGAGAAACCTTCCAATTCCTCTCCCGCCCCAAAAGTGCTAACTTCAAGGGTTCGGAGGTGGCAGAGGGGTGATAGACCGGAAAGGACAGGCCCCGGGGTCTCAGGGATTTTCGAGGTAGGAAAGAACAACGATCGCCCCAGCCACGGACGCATTTTCCCTCGCGGaccgccccccccccacccccgcgcCCAGTCCGCAGGACCTGCCGCGGCCGCGCGGC CGGACCTAGCGGGTGGCCCTTTTCGGGCTGCCCCTCTCCGGGCTGCCCCCTCCATCCCTCCGCGGATCCCCCGCCCTTACCTCCGGGAGCGAGGGTGTCGACTGGAGAAGGTGCTAGGGAGCGGCGAGCTGCCTGGGGGTCGGGCTCAGCGGCTGCCAGGGACGGCGGGGTCGCCCGCGAGGTCGCTGCTCATGGCTTGTCGCGCCCGAGCACTGCGGCCGCGGCCACGGCGGCGCCCTCCTCCTCGTTCTCTTCGCGGGCTTCCAGCCGGGACGCAGCTAACGCCTCAGCCCCGCAAGCCCTCCTCCCCTCCGCCTCCCCGGCCGCGGACGGAGCCGCCTCCAGCGCCGCCCCGCGCGCAGCCCGGCCAGCGGCAGCCAGCGCCGCCCAGCGCCCGGCCCCGGGGTCGCCACCGCCCGCCGAGTCAGCTCCGCGATGCCAGCCCCGCTGTGACGCAGGCCGCGCTGCCCGGGAACTTCCTCCCCTGCAGAGACCACCTCGCTCCCGAGACTCGCCACGAGGGATGCCGCCGGCCGCCGGGGGCTTTTTCCGGGACCAGGAGAGAAATCCTCTCTCCGCTTCACGACGCGGCCACTCCCACCCCTGAGACGCCCACCTGGCGGGCTCTGCGGGGGGATTCGGCTGCGTCTAATACCACCTCCACCCCTCATCCCTCACAACGCGCGGAAAACCACAGGCGGCTGTGCGCACAGCGTCGGCTCAGCCACCGCAGCTCCTCCCCTGG GATGAAAAAGCAAACTCTGACGCCTTGA